A window of the Streptomyces sp. NBC_00454 genome harbors these coding sequences:
- the ffh gene encoding signal recognition particle protein produces MFDTLSDRLSATFKSLRGKGRLSEQDIDAAAREIRIALLEADVALPVVRSFIANVKERARGEEVSKALNPGQQVLKIVNDELVSILGGETRRLRFAKTAPTVIMLAGLQGAGKTTLAGKLGLWLKGQGHTPLLVACDLQRPNAVNQLSVVAERAGVAVYAPAPGNGVGDPVQVAKDSIEYARTKQYDVVVVDTAGRLGIDQELMQQAADIRDAVSPDEILFVVDAMIGQDAVNTAEAFRDGVGFDGVVLSKLDGDARGGAALSIAHVTGKQIMFASNGEKLDEFDAFHPDRMAGRILDMGDMLTLIEQAEKTFSQAEAEKMAAKLAKGPKEFTLDDFLAQMEQVRKMGSISKLLGMLPGMGQIKDQINNIDERDVDRMAAIIKSMTPAERQDPHLINGSRRARIAKGSGAEVSAVKGLVERFFEARKMMSRMAQGGGMPGMPGIPGMGGGPGRQKKQIKQAKGKRKSGNPMKRKEEEAAAALRKEQGPQAVEPAAGGNPFGLPAGGAQPGQDFDLPDEFKKFMK; encoded by the coding sequence GTGTTCGATACGCTTTCCGACCGCCTCAGCGCGACCTTCAAGTCCCTCCGGGGCAAAGGCCGCCTCTCCGAGCAGGACATCGACGCTGCGGCGCGGGAAATCCGTATCGCCCTCCTCGAGGCCGACGTCGCGCTCCCGGTCGTCCGCTCCTTCATCGCGAACGTCAAGGAGCGCGCCCGCGGCGAAGAGGTCTCCAAGGCCCTGAACCCGGGCCAGCAGGTCCTCAAGATCGTCAACGACGAGCTCGTCTCGATCCTCGGCGGCGAGACCCGGCGGCTGCGCTTCGCCAAGACCGCGCCCACGGTGATCATGCTCGCCGGTCTTCAGGGTGCCGGTAAGACCACCCTCGCCGGAAAGCTCGGCCTGTGGCTCAAGGGGCAGGGCCACACCCCGCTCCTCGTCGCGTGCGACCTCCAGCGCCCCAACGCCGTCAACCAGCTCTCCGTCGTCGCGGAGCGCGCCGGCGTCGCCGTCTACGCGCCCGCCCCCGGCAACGGCGTCGGCGACCCGGTCCAGGTCGCCAAGGACTCCATCGAGTACGCGCGCACCAAGCAGTACGACGTGGTCGTCGTCGACACCGCCGGCCGCCTCGGCATCGACCAGGAGCTGATGCAGCAGGCCGCGGACATCCGCGACGCCGTCAGCCCGGACGAGATCCTCTTCGTCGTCGACGCCATGATCGGCCAGGACGCGGTCAACACCGCCGAGGCCTTCCGCGACGGCGTCGGCTTCGACGGTGTCGTGCTGTCGAAGCTCGACGGCGACGCCCGCGGTGGCGCCGCGCTCTCCATCGCGCACGTCACCGGCAAGCAGATCATGTTCGCCTCGAACGGCGAGAAGCTCGACGAGTTCGACGCCTTCCACCCCGACCGCATGGCGGGCCGGATCCTCGACATGGGTGACATGCTCACCCTCATCGAGCAGGCCGAGAAGACCTTCAGCCAGGCCGAAGCCGAGAAGATGGCGGCCAAGCTGGCGAAGGGGCCGAAGGAGTTCACGCTCGACGACTTCCTGGCCCAGATGGAGCAGGTCCGCAAGATGGGCTCCATCTCCAAGCTGCTCGGCATGCTCCCGGGCATGGGCCAGATCAAGGACCAGATCAACAACATCGACGAGCGCGACGTCGACCGCATGGCCGCGATCATCAAGTCGATGACCCCGGCCGAGCGCCAGGACCCGCACCTCATCAACGGCTCGCGCCGCGCCCGTATCGCCAAGGGCTCCGGTGCCGAGGTCAGCGCAGTGAAGGGCCTCGTCGAGCGGTTCTTCGAGGCCCGCAAGATGATGTCCCGCATGGCCCAGGGCGGCGGCATGCCCGGGATGCCGGGCATCCCCGGGATGGGTGGCGGCCCCGGCCGGCAGAAGAAGCAGATCAAGCAGGCCAAGGGCAAGCGCAAGAGCGGCAACCCGATGAAGCGCAAGGAAGAAGAGGCCGCGGCCGCGCTCCGCAAGGAGCAGGGTCCGCAGGCGGTCGAGCCCGCCGCCGGCGGCAACCCCTTCGGCCTTCCGGCCGGCGGGGCGCAGCCCGGCCAGGACTTCGACCTCCCGGACGAGTTCAAGAAGTTCATGAAGTAA
- the ftsH gene encoding ATP-dependent zinc metalloprotease FtsH yields the protein MPSPTPVPPRDRADTPWRSEGAPPTPPPKKRMPGGWRGLILTALIVYLITNLVLSFFNEGDEATISYTEFSKQVANGNVSKIYSKGDAIQGQLKTGQPKPDGDKGDYTKFVSQRPAFADDDLWANLTKQNVVVTASPVVEQRSFLANLLLSLAPMLLLVLLWVFIARRMGAGMGGLGRKAPPKPVELEGAKRTTFEDVAGIDEVEGELNDVVDFLKNPDEYRKMGARMPGGVLLSGPPGTGKTLLARAVAGEAGVPFFSASASEFIEMIVGVGASRVRELFNEARKVAPAIIFIDEIDTIGRARGGGAAMGGHDEREQTLNQILTEMDGFSGSEGVVVLAATNRADVLDPALTRPGRFDRLVVVSPPDKGGREAILRIHTRDIPLAESVDLAQVARTTPGMTGADLANLANEAALLAVKRQQKQVTQSDLSDALEKVQLGAERPLVMPEEERRRTAYHESGHALLGMLQPGADPVRKITIVPRGRALGVTLSTPEADRYAYTEDYLRGRIIGALGGMAAEQTVYEVITTGAENDLEQVTSIVRGMVGRWGMSERIGRLTAIPSDGQSPYGLSAAPATLDAVDHEMRRIVDECYAEACRLLRENRDKLDALAQALMANETLDEPAAYAAAGIPRLHK from the coding sequence GTGCCCAGCCCCACCCCCGTACCGCCCCGCGACCGGGCCGATACGCCCTGGCGCTCCGAGGGCGCACCGCCCACCCCGCCGCCGAAGAAGAGGATGCCCGGGGGCTGGCGCGGCCTGATCCTCACCGCCCTGATCGTCTACCTGATCACCAACCTGGTGCTCTCCTTCTTCAACGAGGGCGACGAGGCGACCATCTCGTACACCGAGTTCAGCAAGCAGGTCGCCAACGGCAACGTCTCGAAGATCTACTCCAAGGGCGACGCCATCCAGGGCCAGCTGAAGACCGGACAGCCCAAGCCGGACGGAGACAAGGGCGACTACACCAAATTCGTCTCCCAGCGCCCGGCCTTCGCCGACGACGACCTGTGGGCCAACCTCACCAAGCAGAACGTGGTCGTCACCGCCTCCCCGGTCGTCGAACAGCGCAGCTTCCTCGCCAACCTCCTGCTCTCCCTGGCCCCGATGCTGCTGCTCGTCCTCCTGTGGGTGTTCATCGCCCGCCGGATGGGCGCGGGCATGGGCGGACTCGGCCGCAAGGCGCCGCCGAAGCCGGTGGAGCTGGAGGGCGCCAAGCGCACGACCTTCGAGGACGTGGCGGGCATCGACGAGGTCGAGGGCGAGCTCAACGACGTCGTGGACTTCCTCAAGAACCCGGACGAGTACCGCAAGATGGGCGCCCGGATGCCCGGCGGCGTCCTGCTCTCCGGCCCGCCCGGCACCGGCAAGACCCTGCTGGCGCGCGCCGTCGCGGGCGAGGCCGGGGTGCCGTTCTTCTCCGCCTCCGCCTCCGAGTTCATCGAGATGATCGTCGGCGTCGGCGCGTCCCGGGTGCGCGAACTCTTCAACGAGGCGCGCAAGGTGGCCCCGGCGATCATCTTCATCGACGAGATCGACACCATCGGGCGGGCCCGCGGCGGCGGCGCGGCCATGGGCGGCCACGACGAACGCGAACAGACCCTGAACCAGATCCTCACCGAGATGGACGGCTTCTCCGGCTCGGAGGGCGTGGTCGTCCTGGCCGCGACCAACCGGGCCGACGTCCTGGACCCGGCCCTGACCCGGCCGGGCCGCTTCGACCGCCTGGTGGTCGTGTCCCCGCCCGACAAGGGCGGCCGCGAGGCGATCCTGCGGATCCACACGCGGGACATCCCCCTCGCCGAGAGCGTCGACCTGGCGCAGGTTGCCCGCACCACCCCGGGCATGACGGGCGCGGACCTGGCCAACCTGGCCAACGAGGCCGCGCTGCTGGCCGTCAAACGCCAGCAGAAGCAGGTCACCCAGTCCGACCTGTCGGATGCGCTGGAGAAGGTTCAGCTCGGCGCGGAGCGGCCGCTGGTGATGCCGGAGGAGGAGCGCCGCCGTACGGCCTACCACGAGAGCGGTCACGCCCTGCTGGGCATGCTCCAGCCGGGCGCCGACCCGGTCCGCAAGATCACCATCGTCCCGCGAGGCCGTGCGCTCGGTGTCACCCTCTCGACGCCGGAGGCGGACCGCTACGCGTACACGGAGGACTACCTCCGCGGCCGCATCATCGGAGCGCTGGGCGGCATGGCGGCCGAGCAGACCGTCTACGAGGTCATCACCACGGGCGCGGAGAACGACCTCGAACAGGTCACCAGCATCGTCCGGGGCATGGTCGGCCGCTGGGGCATGAGCGAGCGCATCGGCCGCCTCACCGCGATCCCCTCGGACGGACAGAGCCCCTACGGACTCTCCGCGGCCCCCGCCACCCTCGACGCGGTGGACCACGAGATGCGGCGGATCGTGGACGAGTGCTACGCGGAGGCCTGCCGGCTGCTGCGCGAGAACCGCGACAAGCTGGACGCCCTCGCGCAGGCCCTGATGGCGAACGAGACCCTGGACGAACCGGCCGCCTACGCCGCTGCGGGCATCCCCCGCCTCCACAAGTAG
- a CDS encoding class I SAM-dependent methyltransferase, which translates to MTPTPTATLVARDWAEIQERMLVPLYEAVYDRLEVGPGDRLLGLDCGAGLALLLACGRGALATGVERDPARRALARERLLEVVAAPPEPTAPYDVLLAFSPAPGALAAALPALRRPGGTVVLADWGPAERCTVPSVLGGGPVSRDLDAMVARAGLVPDGSGRVFCPFGYADVDSAVRGLLSTGLYEAAAADPVQVEKELAEALHPYERGDGAVWLPNIFRYVIARTA; encoded by the coding sequence ATGACACCGACGCCGACGGCGACGCTTGTCGCCCGGGACTGGGCGGAAATCCAGGAACGGATGCTGGTACCGCTGTACGAAGCGGTCTACGACCGGCTGGAGGTCGGGCCGGGCGACCGGCTGCTCGGCCTGGACTGCGGGGCCGGACTGGCCCTTCTGCTGGCCTGCGGACGGGGAGCCCTGGCCACGGGTGTGGAGAGGGATCCCGCGCGCCGCGCGCTGGCGCGCGAACGGCTGCTGGAGGTGGTGGCGGCCCCGCCCGAGCCCACGGCGCCCTACGACGTGCTGCTGGCCTTCTCCCCCGCCCCGGGGGCCCTGGCCGCGGCGCTGCCGGCGCTGCGGCGGCCGGGCGGGACGGTGGTGCTGGCCGACTGGGGGCCCGCGGAGCGGTGCACGGTGCCCTCGGTGCTGGGCGGCGGGCCGGTCTCCCGGGACCTGGACGCGATGGTGGCGCGGGCCGGGCTGGTGCCGGACGGGTCGGGGCGGGTGTTCTGCCCCTTCGGGTACGCGGACGTGGACAGCGCGGTGCGCGGGCTGCTGTCGACCGGACTGTATGAAGCCGCGGCGGCGGACCCGGTGCAGGTGGAGAAGGAGCTGGCGGAGGCGCTTCACCCGTACGAGCGAGGCGACGGGGCGGTCTGGCTGCCGAACATCTTCCGCTACGTGATCGCCCGTACGGCGTAA
- the proS gene encoding proline--tRNA ligase, whose amino-acid sequence MAKAPVLTPQAEDFPRWYQDLINKAELADNGPVRGTMVIRPYGYGLWERMQQEMDARIKDAGAQNAYFPLFIPQSYLTKEAEHVEGFAPELAVVTHGGGKELDEPIVVRPTSETIINDYFSKWVQSYRDLPLLINQWANVVRWEMRPRVFLRTSEFLWQEGHTAHVSYEDARDYAARIHKDVYGDFMTNVLGIDVVLGRKTAKERFAGAINTLTLEGMMGDGKALQLGTSHELGTNFAKAFNTQYLSKEGKQELVWQTSWGVSTRMVGGLIMSHGDDNGLRVPPRLAHVQVVVMAIKGDEAVTKVRELGAQLKAAGLRVFVDDRVDTPFGRRAVDWELKGVPVRVEIGPRDLEAGTAMLARRIPGGKEAVQISDLAALLPKVLEEDQEQLLRESRERRIARTSDVTTIEEAAEAAIAGGWARIPWADLGPEGEAKLAEQAVSVRCLIAEDGSVPDADDAPGTLAIVARSY is encoded by the coding sequence ATGGCAAAGGCACCCGTTCTCACCCCCCAGGCGGAGGATTTTCCCCGCTGGTACCAGGATCTGATCAACAAGGCCGAGCTGGCCGACAACGGTCCGGTACGCGGCACCATGGTCATCCGACCGTACGGCTACGGGCTGTGGGAGCGGATGCAGCAGGAGATGGACGCGCGCATCAAGGACGCGGGCGCCCAGAACGCGTACTTCCCGCTGTTCATCCCGCAGTCGTACCTGACGAAGGAAGCCGAGCACGTGGAGGGCTTCGCCCCCGAGCTCGCGGTCGTCACCCACGGCGGCGGCAAGGAGCTGGACGAGCCCATCGTGGTCCGCCCCACCTCCGAGACGATCATCAACGACTACTTCTCCAAGTGGGTCCAGAGCTACCGCGACCTGCCCCTGCTGATCAACCAGTGGGCGAACGTGGTCCGCTGGGAGATGCGCCCGCGCGTGTTCCTCCGTACGAGCGAGTTCCTCTGGCAGGAGGGCCACACCGCCCACGTGTCGTACGAGGACGCCCGCGACTACGCCGCCCGCATCCACAAGGACGTCTACGGCGACTTCATGACCAACGTGCTCGGCATCGACGTCGTGCTCGGCCGCAAGACCGCCAAGGAGCGCTTCGCAGGCGCCATCAACACCCTCACCCTCGAGGGCATGATGGGCGACGGCAAGGCCCTGCAGCTGGGCACGAGCCACGAGCTCGGCACCAACTTCGCCAAGGCCTTCAACACGCAGTACCTGTCGAAGGAAGGCAAGCAGGAGCTCGTCTGGCAGACCTCGTGGGGCGTTTCGACCCGCATGGTCGGCGGCCTGATCATGTCGCACGGCGACGACAACGGCCTGCGGGTCCCGCCGCGCCTCGCGCACGTCCAGGTCGTCGTCATGGCGATCAAGGGCGACGAGGCCGTCACCAAGGTCCGCGAGCTGGGCGCCCAGCTCAAGGCCGCGGGCCTGCGGGTGTTCGTCGACGACCGCGTCGACACCCCCTTCGGCCGCCGCGCCGTGGACTGGGAGCTCAAGGGCGTACCGGTCCGCGTCGAGATCGGCCCCCGCGACCTGGAGGCCGGCACTGCGATGCTGGCCCGCCGGATCCCGGGCGGCAAGGAGGCCGTGCAGATCTCCGACCTCGCCGCCCTGCTGCCCAAGGTGCTCGAGGAGGACCAGGAGCAGCTGCTGCGCGAGTCCCGCGAGCGCCGCATCGCGCGTACCTCCGACGTCACCACCATCGAGGAGGCCGCCGAGGCCGCCATCGCCGGTGGCTGGGCGCGGATCCCGTGGGCCGACCTCGGCCCCGAGGGCGAGGCGAAGCTCGCCGAGCAGGCGGTCTCCGTACGCTGCCTGATCGCCGAGGACGGGTCCGTCCCGGACGCGGACGACGCCCCCGGTACCCTCGCGATCGTCGCGCGCTCGTACTAG
- the rpsP gene encoding 30S ribosomal protein S16, whose amino-acid sequence MAVKIKLKRLGKIRQPHYRIVVADSRTRRDGRAIEEIGLYHPTYNPSRIEVNAERAQYWLSVGAQPTEAVLAILKLTGDWQAHKGLPAPAPLLQPATKENKRRSFDEFAKALEGIGEGKGEAITQKAKKADKKADEAEAETAESTEA is encoded by the coding sequence GTGGCAGTCAAGATCAAGCTCAAGCGCCTCGGCAAGATTCGCCAGCCGCACTACCGCATCGTCGTCGCCGACTCGCGCACCCGCCGCGATGGTCGTGCGATCGAAGAGATCGGTCTGTACCACCCGACGTACAACCCGTCGCGCATCGAGGTCAACGCCGAGCGTGCGCAGTACTGGCTGTCGGTCGGCGCCCAGCCCACCGAGGCTGTGCTCGCCATCCTGAAGCTGACCGGTGACTGGCAGGCGCACAAGGGCCTTCCGGCCCCCGCGCCGCTGCTGCAGCCGGCGACGAAGGAGAACAAGCGTCGCTCCTTCGACGAGTTCGCCAAGGCCCTCGAGGGCATCGGCGAGGGCAAGGGCGAAGCCATCACGCAGAAGGCTAAGAAGGCCGACAAGAAGGCGGACGAGGCTGAGGCCGAGACCGCCGAGTCGACCGAGGCCTGA
- a CDS encoding RNA-binding protein: MLEEALEHLVKGIVDNPDEVQVASRNLRRGQVLEVRVHPDDLGKVIGRNGRTARALRTVVGAIGGRGIRVDLVDVDQVR; this comes from the coding sequence ATGCTCGAGGAGGCTCTTGAGCACCTCGTGAAGGGCATCGTGGACAACCCCGACGAAGTGCAGGTCGCCTCGCGCAACCTGCGTCGCGGGCAGGTGCTTGAGGTTCGGGTCCACCCCGACGACCTCGGCAAGGTGATCGGCCGCAACGGCCGCACCGCACGTGCTCTGCGTACGGTCGTGGGCGCCATCGGCGGCCGGGGGATCCGCGTCGACCTCGTCGACGTGGACCAGGTCCGCTGA
- the rimM gene encoding ribosome maturation factor RimM (Essential for efficient processing of 16S rRNA) produces the protein MQLVVARIGRAHGIKGEVTVEVRTDEPELRLGPGAVLQTEPASAGPLTVETGRVHSGRLMLRFAGVKDRTGAEALRNILLIAEVDPSELPEEEDEYYDHQLMDLDVVLEDGTAVGRITEISHLPSQDLFIVERPDGTEVMIPFVEEIVAEIDLEEQRCVITPPPGLIDDRAEIASERDAAEAGTEADGSENAGAAGGGA, from the coding sequence GTGCAGCTGGTAGTCGCGCGGATCGGCCGCGCCCACGGGATCAAGGGTGAGGTCACCGTCGAGGTGCGGACCGACGAGCCCGAGCTGAGGCTCGGGCCCGGTGCCGTGCTCCAGACCGAACCGGCGTCGGCGGGACCGCTGACGGTGGAGACGGGCCGGGTGCACAGCGGGCGGCTGATGCTGCGCTTCGCGGGAGTCAAGGACCGTACCGGCGCCGAGGCGCTGCGCAACATCCTGCTCATCGCCGAGGTGGACCCGTCGGAGCTGCCCGAAGAGGAGGACGAGTACTACGACCACCAGCTGATGGACCTGGACGTGGTCCTCGAGGACGGCACCGCGGTCGGGCGGATCACCGAGATCTCGCACCTGCCCTCGCAGGACCTGTTCATCGTCGAGCGGCCGGACGGCACCGAGGTGATGATCCCCTTCGTCGAGGAGATCGTCGCCGAGATCGACCTCGAAGAGCAGCGCTGCGTCATCACCCCGCCGCCGGGGCTGATCGACGACCGCGCCGAGATCGCGTCCGAGCGCGACGCCGCCGAGGCCGGGACCGAGGCCGACGGTTCGGAGAACGCCGGGGCCGCCGGGGGCGGCGCCTGA
- the trmD gene encoding tRNA (guanosine(37)-N1)-methyltransferase TrmD, translating into MRLDVVTIFPEYLEPLNVSLVGKARARGQLDVHVHDLREWTYDRHNTVDDTPYGGGPGMVMKTDPWGEALDEALADGYEAGAHGPVMVVPTPSGRPFTQELAVELSERPWLIFTPARYEGIDRRVMDEYATRIPVYEVSIGDYVLAGGEAAVLVVTEAVARLLPGVLGNAESHRDDSFAPGDMANLLEGPVYTKPPEWRGRGIPEVLVSGHHGKIARWRRDEAFRRTASNRPDLIERCEASAFDKKDREVLSILGWKPSPDGRFWRRPQTVEE; encoded by the coding sequence ATGCGGCTGGACGTCGTCACGATCTTCCCCGAGTACCTGGAGCCGCTCAACGTCTCCCTGGTCGGCAAGGCCCGGGCCCGCGGGCAGCTCGACGTGCACGTCCACGACCTGCGGGAATGGACGTACGACCGGCACAACACGGTGGACGACACCCCGTACGGGGGCGGCCCCGGGATGGTCATGAAGACCGACCCGTGGGGCGAGGCCCTGGACGAGGCGCTGGCCGACGGCTACGAGGCGGGCGCGCACGGGCCCGTCATGGTGGTCCCGACCCCCAGCGGCCGGCCGTTCACCCAGGAGCTGGCGGTCGAGCTCTCCGAGCGCCCCTGGCTGATCTTCACCCCGGCCCGGTACGAGGGCATCGACCGCCGGGTCATGGACGAGTACGCCACCCGCATCCCGGTCTACGAGGTCTCCATCGGGGACTACGTCCTGGCCGGCGGCGAGGCGGCCGTCCTGGTCGTCACCGAGGCCGTGGCCCGGCTGCTGCCCGGGGTCCTCGGCAACGCCGAATCGCACCGCGACGACTCCTTCGCACCCGGCGACATGGCGAACCTGCTCGAAGGCCCCGTCTACACCAAGCCCCCGGAGTGGCGCGGCCGCGGCATCCCGGAGGTCCTGGTCAGCGGGCACCACGGCAAGATCGCCCGGTGGCGCCGCGACGAGGCCTTCCGCCGGACCGCGAGCAACCGCCCGGACCTGATCGAGCGCTGCGAGGCCTCCGCCTTCGACAAGAAGGACCGCGAGGTGCTGTCCATCCTGGGCTGGAAGCCTTCCCCTGACGGCCGATTTTGGCGTAGGCCCCAGACCGTGGAAGAATAG
- the rplS gene encoding 50S ribosomal protein L19, with the protein MSHLLDGVNAATLRSDLPAFRPGDTINVHVRVIEGNRSRIQQFKGVVIRRQGAGVSETFTVRKVSFSVGVERTFPVHSPIFEKIELVTRGDVRRAKLYFLRELRGKAAKIKEKRDR; encoded by the coding sequence ATGTCTCACCTGCTCGATGGCGTCAACGCCGCCACGCTCCGCTCGGACCTGCCGGCCTTCCGCCCGGGTGACACGATCAACGTGCACGTCCGCGTGATCGAGGGCAACCGCTCCCGTATCCAGCAGTTCAAGGGTGTAGTCATCCGTCGCCAGGGCGCTGGCGTCTCCGAGACCTTCACCGTCCGCAAGGTCTCCTTCAGCGTCGGCGTGGAGCGTACCTTCCCGGTCCACTCCCCGATCTTCGAGAAGATCGAGCTCGTCACCCGCGGTGACGTGCGTCGCGCCAAGCTGTACTTCCTCCGTGAGCTCCGCGGCAAGGCCGCGAAGATCAAGGAGAAGCGCGACCGCTGA